In Actinomycetota bacterium, the following proteins share a genomic window:
- a CDS encoding response regulator transcription factor yields the protein MIRVVIADDHKVVRVGLEQLLQTFDDVEFLGSGAGGEQAVALCEQHRPDVLLLDLSMPDLDGIEVTKRLRDASPDTKVVVFTSFSDRERIVQALDAGAVGYLLKDAEPEELHAAVQAASRGEAPLTPRAAAALLAHRRDRPVEVELTPREREVLGLVVDGLANKQIARRMGISEKTVKGHLTNLFQRIGVADRTQAALWAERTGALRD from the coding sequence ATGATCCGCGTGGTGATCGCCGACGACCACAAGGTCGTGCGCGTCGGGCTCGAACAGCTGCTGCAGACGTTCGACGACGTCGAGTTCCTCGGATCGGGAGCGGGCGGCGAGCAAGCCGTCGCACTGTGCGAGCAGCACCGCCCCGACGTGCTGCTGCTGGATCTCTCGATGCCCGACCTCGACGGCATCGAGGTCACGAAGCGGCTCAGGGACGCCTCCCCCGACACGAAGGTCGTCGTGTTCACGTCGTTCTCCGATCGTGAGCGCATCGTGCAGGCGCTCGACGCCGGCGCGGTCGGCTACCTGCTGAAGGACGCCGAACCCGAGGAACTGCACGCGGCGGTGCAGGCGGCGTCGCGGGGTGAGGCGCCCCTCACGCCGCGGGCCGCGGCCGCCCTGCTGGCGCACCGACGCGACCGGCCCGTCGAGGTCGAGCTCACACCCCGTGAGCGTGAGGTGCTCGGACTGGTCGTCGACGGTCTGGCGAACAAGCAGATCGCCCGGCGCATGGGCATCAGCGAGAAGACCGTGAAGGGCCACCTGACGAACCTCTTCCAGCGGATCGGGGTCGCAGACCGCACCCAGGCGGCGCTGTGGGCCGAGCGCACCGGCGCCCTGCGGGACTGA
- a CDS encoding SRPBCC domain-containing protein, with amino-acid sequence MIDPIHRSITVSRAPADAFHLFTAGMGTWWPLDTHGRSDEFDGTKTERLVFEEREGGRIYEVLTNGVEADWGIVTTWDPPSRVVIDWNPSPADRPYTEVEVTFTPTTEGTTRVDLHHRHWERLGEEAGAAYRANYEPGWTHVFDDRFGGAAG; translated from the coding sequence ATGATCGATCCGATCCATCGCAGCATCACGGTGTCGAGGGCGCCGGCCGACGCGTTCCACCTCTTCACGGCCGGGATGGGCACCTGGTGGCCCCTCGACACCCACGGCCGGTCCGATGAGTTCGACGGCACGAAGACCGAGCGCCTCGTGTTCGAGGAACGCGAGGGCGGACGCATCTACGAGGTGCTCACGAACGGCGTCGAGGCCGACTGGGGCATCGTGACGACCTGGGACCCACCCTCGAGGGTGGTGATCGACTGGAACCCCAGCCCCGCCGATCGTCCGTACACGGAGGTGGAGGTCACGTTCACGCCGACGACCGAGGGCACGACCCGCGTCGACCTGCACCACCGTCACTGGGAGCGGCTCGGCGAGGAAGCCGGCGCGGCGTATCGGGCGAACTACGAGCCCGGCTGGACCCACGTCTTCGACGACCGCTTCGGCGGCGCGGCGGGCTGA
- a CDS encoding YdeI/OmpD-associated family protein, protein MAEPELVEVPDRAAWRRWLSRRHRGDAGIWLVIHKKGSSAGSLVYEDAVLEALCFGWIDSKANALDPERYKLWMAPRKPRSTWSAVNKRRIESLLADGLMTKAGLASIEAAEADGSWNALDRSDALEVPDDLVAEFRRHRGSRANWDGFPPGVRKQILAWIYSAKREETRRKRVAETASLAARNERANRWSLTTTDQPAAPPKRSSKTWVQPGS, encoded by the coding sequence ATGGCCGAGCCGGAACTCGTGGAGGTACCCGATCGCGCCGCCTGGCGCCGGTGGCTGTCGCGTCGCCACCGCGGCGACGCCGGCATCTGGCTCGTGATCCACAAGAAGGGCTCGAGTGCCGGATCGCTCGTGTATGAGGACGCCGTGCTCGAGGCCCTTTGCTTCGGCTGGATCGACTCGAAGGCGAACGCACTCGACCCCGAGCGGTACAAGCTCTGGATGGCCCCTCGCAAGCCCAGGAGCACGTGGTCGGCCGTGAACAAGCGGCGCATCGAGTCCCTGCTCGCCGATGGGCTCATGACGAAGGCGGGCCTCGCGTCGATCGAGGCCGCCGAGGCCGACGGCTCGTGGAACGCCCTCGATCGCAGCGATGCGCTCGAGGTGCCCGACGACCTCGTCGCGGAGTTCCGACGCCACCGTGGTTCACGCGCCAACTGGGACGGGTTCCCCCCGGGCGTCCGCAAGCAGATCCTGGCGTGGATCTACTCCGCCAAGCGCGAGGAGACCCGAAGGAAGCGCGTGGCGGAGACGGCGAGCCTCGCCGCGCGGAACGAGCGCGCGAACCGGTGGAGCCTCACGACGACCGATCAGCCCGCCGCGCCGCCGAAGCGGTCGTCGAAGACGTGGGTCCAGCCGGGCTCGTAG
- a CDS encoding universal stress protein: protein MNVLFATDGTAPSERAGAMLARLADPVRTRVVVMSVNDFDVAMRQAKLAGHFSTEEGHTAARRAANQAADVLRDAGFEQVEARVEDGDEASEIVHSAATEGFGLVVVGSGKESWLDSVVLGSVSSSVLQGSPCPVLVVHRPPEGGGLVRVVVGADGSEGAKHSIAAFAAVADPTRCTVAVITAAAPLALPPGGPAGESVLGREVADDEMVLANRHAETAADVLRAAGFQVEIEVSAGGAAAALLEGAERREADLVVVGARGLGRFRAKVMGSVSDRLIRHAPATLVGR, encoded by the coding sequence ATGAACGTCTTGTTCGCGACCGACGGGACGGCCCCGTCGGAACGCGCCGGCGCGATGCTCGCCCGGCTGGCCGACCCGGTACGCACCCGCGTCGTCGTGATGTCGGTGAACGATTTCGACGTCGCGATGCGCCAGGCCAAGCTGGCAGGGCATTTCTCCACCGAGGAGGGACATACAGCCGCCCGGCGCGCCGCGAATCAGGCCGCTGACGTGCTGCGTGACGCAGGCTTCGAGCAGGTCGAGGCGCGCGTCGAGGACGGAGACGAGGCGAGCGAGATCGTGCATTCCGCGGCGACGGAGGGCTTCGGCCTCGTCGTCGTCGGCAGCGGGAAGGAGAGCTGGCTCGACTCCGTGGTGCTCGGCAGCGTGAGCAGCTCGGTGCTGCAGGGCTCGCCGTGTCCGGTGCTCGTGGTGCACCGCCCCCCCGAGGGCGGCGGTCTCGTGCGCGTCGTCGTGGGGGCCGACGGCTCCGAGGGAGCGAAGCACTCGATCGCGGCGTTCGCCGCGGTGGCCGACCCCACCCGTTGCACGGTCGCCGTGATCACGGCGGCCGCCCCGCTCGCGCTTCCCCCCGGGGGTCCGGCCGGCGAGTCCGTCCTTGGCCGCGAGGTGGCCGACGACGAGATGGTGCTCGCCAACCGCCACGCGGAGACGGCCGCCGACGTGCTCCGTGCGGCGGGGTTCCAGGTCGAGATCGAGGTCTCGGCGGGCGGCGCCGCCGCCGCCCTGCTCGAGGGAGCCGAGCGTCGCGAGGCCGACCTGGTGGTCGTGGGCGCCCGTGGGCTCGGACGCTTCCGCGCCAAGGTGATGGGCTCGGTCAGCGACCGCCTGATCCGACACGCCCCGGCGACGCTCGTCGGCCGCTGA
- a CDS encoding APC family permease: MTVRQAAFIGVGAMVGAGIFALLGEAGAVAGAAVWLSFLIAGAIAALQGYSWAKLGTKFPSAGGLLEYVTRGFGEGHVSGATCWLTFGSNVIVTALVSVSFGSYAASMFIGDDAAAWWPKVFAAVLLVGMLWINIVGSKAVARVQSVIVWIVVGALLLFSAVTIWNMDPSLLSVSSYPGVREIMASVALTFFAFLGFGVITFTAKDLSEPTRQLPRAMYLALAIATATYVAVALGVFGTLTVDEVIASGGTAIAVAADPSLGQFGFWLMGLVGLFATAGATNSGIYPAKGLSEELSTNGQFPPVMGRSLGRAPIGMLIMVALTIVLAVGFDLNAIANIGSAVALLIFSLVTVAHLRIRGQTGARLVPLIVALLATTVTLAIFAATTLAEEPAATAALVATILVSIGLDLGWKHLRHSRGPGTEVPSGTGVAAA, from the coding sequence ATGACCGTTCGCCAGGCCGCTTTCATCGGAGTGGGTGCCATGGTCGGGGCCGGCATCTTCGCACTGCTCGGCGAGGCGGGCGCCGTCGCCGGCGCGGCGGTCTGGCTCTCATTCTTGATCGCCGGGGCGATCGCCGCTCTCCAGGGCTACTCGTGGGCAAAGCTCGGCACGAAGTTCCCGTCGGCGGGTGGTCTGCTCGAGTACGTCACCAGGGGGTTCGGCGAGGGTCACGTCTCCGGCGCGACGTGCTGGCTCACGTTCGGCTCGAACGTGATCGTGACGGCGCTGGTTTCCGTCTCGTTCGGGAGCTACGCGGCGTCCATGTTCATCGGCGACGATGCGGCGGCGTGGTGGCCGAAGGTCTTCGCGGCGGTGCTGCTCGTCGGCATGCTGTGGATCAATATCGTCGGTTCGAAGGCGGTCGCCCGGGTGCAGAGCGTGATCGTGTGGATCGTCGTCGGCGCCCTGCTGTTGTTCTCAGCCGTCACGATCTGGAACATGGATCCCTCGCTGCTGTCGGTCTCGTCGTACCCGGGCGTGCGGGAGATCATGGCCAGCGTAGCGCTCACGTTCTTCGCGTTCCTGGGCTTCGGCGTGATCACGTTCACGGCCAAGGACCTGTCCGAGCCGACGCGGCAACTGCCGAGGGCGATGTACCTGGCCCTCGCGATCGCGACGGCGACCTACGTGGCCGTCGCCCTCGGGGTCTTCGGCACCCTGACGGTCGACGAGGTCATCGCCTCGGGTGGCACGGCGATCGCGGTCGCAGCCGACCCGAGCCTCGGTCAATTCGGCTTCTGGCTCATGGGCCTGGTCGGTCTGTTCGCGACGGCCGGCGCGACGAACTCGGGCATCTATCCGGCGAAGGGCTTGTCCGAGGAGCTCTCGACCAACGGGCAGTTCCCGCCCGTGATGGGTCGATCCCTCGGGAGAGCACCGATCGGGATGCTGATCATGGTGGCGCTCACGATCGTGCTCGCGGTCGGTTTCGATCTCAACGCGATCGCGAACATCGGTTCCGCCGTCGCACTCCTGATCTTCTCCCTCGTCACGGTCGCCCACCTGCGGATCCGTGGCCAGACCGGCGCACGACTGGTCCCGCTGATCGTCGCCCTGCTGGCGACGACGGTGACGCTCGCGATCTTCGCGGCCACGACCCTCGCCGAGGAGCCCGCAGCCACGGCGGCGCTCGTGGCAACGATCCTGGTGTCGATCGGCCTGGATCTCGGGTGGAAGCACCTGCGTCACAGCCGTGGTCCCGGGACGGAAGTCCCGTCGGGGACCGGGGTCGCGGCGGCGTAG
- a CDS encoding ATP-binding protein — MTSRSDSLARPLAVFALLALVALGLVAGTGVAVVRDVATDQALAEARQLTDVSARLVERRLTGDGLLTGDAAASAAVARVVFDAVLVEPIVRVKLWTRDGRIVYSDESRLIGSEYELDEEDLEVLDEGGVVSEVSDLSGPENRFERAFGELLEVYTRVETPDGTPLLFETYQLASSVAERRRELASTFVPVLVVTLVALALLMVPIAWMLARRVRTAQLERERLMQRAIESSDRERRRIAGDLHDGPVQELAGLSMRLSASAEQVPDDAAADVLRDSASAVRGSVRTLRSAVVGVYPPNLQQVGLAASLSDLVARLGAHGVDATVEIDPEATFGQEADALLYRAAQEAVRNVEEHAGANAVSIRARAEGPLAVLEVEDDGRGIDPERVEQARGEGHVGLSILEDLVADAGGRLLVRPGGTAGTVVRVEVPIR, encoded by the coding sequence GTGACGTCGCGCTCGGACTCCCTGGCCCGCCCGCTCGCCGTCTTCGCCCTGCTCGCGCTCGTCGCGCTCGGTCTCGTCGCGGGCACCGGCGTCGCGGTGGTGCGCGACGTCGCGACCGACCAGGCGCTCGCCGAGGCCCGTCAGCTCACCGACGTCTCCGCCCGGCTGGTGGAACGCCGCCTCACCGGCGACGGCCTGCTCACGGGCGACGCCGCCGCGAGCGCCGCCGTCGCGCGCGTCGTGTTCGATGCCGTGCTGGTGGAACCGATCGTCCGCGTGAAGCTCTGGACGCGGGACGGCCGCATCGTGTATTCGGACGAGAGCCGCCTGATCGGCTCGGAGTACGAGCTTGACGAGGAGGATCTCGAGGTACTCGACGAGGGCGGTGTCGTCTCCGAGGTGAGCGATCTGAGCGGTCCCGAGAATCGGTTCGAGCGGGCGTTCGGCGAGCTTCTCGAGGTGTACACCCGCGTCGAGACGCCCGACGGGACCCCGTTGCTATTCGAGACCTACCAGCTCGCGTCGAGCGTCGCCGAGCGGCGGCGGGAGCTCGCGTCGACGTTCGTCCCGGTGCTCGTGGTCACGCTCGTGGCGCTTGCCCTGCTGATGGTGCCGATCGCGTGGATGCTCGCCCGACGGGTGCGGACGGCGCAGCTCGAGCGCGAACGCCTGATGCAGCGGGCGATCGAATCGTCGGATCGCGAGCGTCGACGCATCGCCGGCGATCTGCACGACGGCCCGGTCCAGGAGCTCGCGGGGCTGTCGATGCGCCTGTCGGCGTCGGCGGAGCAGGTTCCCGACGATGCGGCCGCCGACGTCTTGCGCGATTCCGCGTCGGCGGTGCGTGGGAGCGTGCGGACCCTGCGGTCCGCGGTCGTCGGCGTTTATCCGCCGAACCTGCAACAGGTCGGGCTCGCCGCATCGCTCTCCGACCTCGTGGCTCGCCTCGGGGCGCACGGCGTCGACGCCACGGTCGAGATCGATCCCGAGGCGACGTTCGGGCAGGAAGCCGACGCGTTGCTCTACCGTGCCGCGCAGGAGGCCGTGCGCAACGTCGAGGAGCACGCCGGCGCGAACGCGGTCAGCATCCGGGCGCGGGCGGAGGGACCGCTCGCGGTGCTCGAGGTCGAGGACGACGGGCGAGGCATCGACCCCGAGCGCGTGGAGCAGGCGAGAGGGGAAGGGCACGTGGGCCTGTCGATCCTCGAGGACCTGGTGGCCGACGCTGGCGGCCGGCTGCTCGTGAGGCCCGGCGGGACGGCGGGTACCGTCGTGCGCGTGGAGGTGCCGATCCGATGA
- a CDS encoding TerC family protein, which produces MDVGIWAWAGFLALILGLLALDLFVFHKEAHEDTFKEATKFSIFWISLGLAFGVLVYFWLGPQAGGEYFAGYLIEKSLSVDNIFVFALIFTYFGVPAIYQHRVLFWGILGALVFRALFIAGGAALLEQFHFTIYIFGAFLVLTGIRMALHRDGEVHPERNPALKLFRRVVPMTSEYHGQHFTVVDAGRRVATPLLAVLVLIETSDILFAVDSIPAIFAVTDDPFIVFTSNAFAILGLRALYFMLAGMIHRFVYLKIGLAVVLVYVGIKMLVSTVYKIPIWASLTFIAVAITVSIVASLRSTRGAQAGAFAEAHPEALGGSGVESVEVPGGDDPRESR; this is translated from the coding sequence GTGGACGTCGGCATCTGGGCCTGGGCGGGGTTCCTCGCCCTCATCTTGGGGTTGCTCGCGCTGGACCTGTTCGTCTTCCACAAGGAGGCGCACGAGGACACGTTCAAGGAAGCCACGAAGTTCAGCATCTTCTGGATCTCGCTCGGGCTCGCGTTCGGTGTGCTCGTGTACTTCTGGCTCGGTCCGCAGGCGGGGGGCGAGTACTTCGCGGGCTACCTGATCGAGAAGAGCCTGTCGGTCGACAACATCTTCGTCTTCGCGTTGATCTTCACGTACTTCGGCGTGCCGGCGATCTACCAACACCGCGTGCTGTTCTGGGGCATCCTCGGGGCGCTCGTCTTCCGTGCGCTGTTCATCGCCGGTGGGGCGGCCCTGCTCGAGCAGTTCCACTTCACGATCTACATCTTCGGCGCGTTCCTGGTGCTCACGGGCATCCGGATGGCGCTGCACCGCGACGGGGAGGTCCACCCCGAGCGGAACCCCGCGCTGAAGCTGTTCCGGCGCGTCGTGCCGATGACGTCGGAGTACCACGGGCAGCACTTCACGGTCGTCGATGCCGGACGACGCGTCGCGACTCCGTTGCTGGCTGTGCTGGTGCTGATCGAGACGAGCGACATCCTCTTCGCGGTCGACTCGATCCCGGCGATCTTCGCGGTCACCGACGATCCGTTCATCGTGTTCACGTCGAACGCGTTCGCGATCCTCGGCCTGCGGGCGCTGTACTTCATGCTGGCCGGCATGATCCACCGCTTCGTGTACCTGAAGATCGGGCTCGCCGTGGTGTTGGTGTACGTCGGCATCAAGATGCTCGTGAGCACCGTGTACAAGATCCCGATCTGGGCGTCGCTGACGTTCATCGCGGTCGCGATCACGGTCTCGATCGTCGCGTCGCTCCGCTCGACGAGGGGCGCGCAGGCCGGGGCCTTCGCTGAGGCTCACCCCGAAGCGCTCGGCGGTTCGGGTGTGGAATCCGTCGAGGTGCCGGGCGGCGACGACCCGCGGGAGTCACGATGA
- a CDS encoding oligosaccharide flippase family protein, with the protein MDPEVVEEAVEVAEATEPVAVGPKGSDQRVILGNTGQNVLGLAIGAVATFAAQVIMTQRLGDRAYGVVTLTTQFAFIAAALTRFGMDVANVRLVAILVGRGEAARSRALVRRAGVIAAAFSVPFGVVAWALAPWLAETFFSGNDAAVPAFRAAAVTVPFAALAFTYMGATRGLKIMRYTLYSQWTAQPIGWIVFTVGFWAVWAATAGAAGWAFAASWALALAIAVYGWQKEERRFPHEVTGEGIPEERTGPLLRFGALRAPATLFSQLIFWTDLFVLSLLSSGQGAGAEGQVGVYSAVLRAGQALFLFLTSVSLTFSPFVADLHHRGERSKLDELYKQVTRWTLAATIPVLLVLAIMPGPVLRIFGAEFVQGQTALRILIVGMIVPVMVGTVGFILIMAGRTGWDLLVYIGGFAIDVALALALARPEVLGIEGAAIAQAATLTFSAIARLLLVRRFLRIWPFDRSYLRLVGPTVIGGLVTAAAHAVLPEAQWLVNLLLSAAFGTGAYAIALLAIGLKPNERTTALRLAGRVVGKGDAAA; encoded by the coding sequence ATGGATCCCGAGGTCGTCGAAGAAGCCGTCGAGGTCGCCGAGGCGACCGAGCCGGTCGCCGTCGGCCCGAAGGGTTCCGATCAGCGGGTCATCCTCGGCAACACGGGTCAGAACGTGCTCGGCCTCGCGATCGGTGCGGTCGCGACGTTCGCCGCCCAGGTGATCATGACCCAGCGCCTCGGCGACCGCGCCTACGGCGTGGTCACCCTCACCACGCAGTTCGCGTTCATCGCCGCGGCCTTGACTCGCTTCGGCATGGACGTCGCGAACGTGCGCCTGGTGGCGATCCTCGTCGGCCGCGGCGAGGCGGCGCGCAGCCGTGCGCTCGTGCGCCGAGCGGGCGTGATCGCGGCCGCCTTCTCCGTGCCGTTCGGCGTGGTGGCGTGGGCGCTCGCGCCGTGGCTCGCCGAGACCTTCTTCAGCGGCAACGACGCCGCCGTGCCTGCGTTCCGCGCGGCGGCGGTGACCGTGCCGTTCGCCGCCCTCGCCTTCACGTACATGGGTGCCACGCGCGGCCTGAAGATCATGCGCTACACGCTCTACTCGCAGTGGACCGCCCAACCGATCGGCTGGATCGTCTTCACGGTCGGGTTCTGGGCGGTCTGGGCGGCGACGGCGGGCGCTGCCGGTTGGGCGTTCGCGGCGTCGTGGGCCCTCGCGCTCGCGATCGCCGTGTACGGGTGGCAGAAGGAGGAGCGCCGCTTCCCCCACGAGGTCACAGGCGAGGGCATCCCCGAGGAACGCACCGGCCCGCTGCTGCGCTTCGGTGCCCTTCGCGCCCCCGCCACGCTCTTCTCCCAGCTGATCTTCTGGACCGACCTGTTCGTGCTGTCACTGCTCTCGAGCGGCCAGGGCGCGGGGGCCGAGGGGCAGGTCGGGGTCTACAGCGCCGTGCTGCGCGCCGGGCAGGCGCTGTTCCTGTTCCTCACGAGCGTCTCGCTCACGTTCAGCCCCTTCGTGGCCGACCTGCACCACCGAGGGGAGCGCTCGAAGCTCGATGAGCTCTACAAGCAGGTCACGCGGTGGACGCTCGCCGCGACGATCCCGGTGCTGCTCGTGCTCGCGATCATGCCCGGCCCCGTGCTGCGCATCTTCGGCGCCGAGTTCGTGCAGGGGCAGACGGCTCTGCGCATCCTGATCGTCGGCATGATCGTGCCGGTCATGGTGGGCACGGTCGGGTTCATCCTGATCATGGCCGGGCGCACCGGCTGGGACCTGCTCGTCTACATCGGCGGGTTCGCGATCGACGTGGCCCTCGCCCTCGCCCTCGCGCGTCCTGAGGTGCTCGGCATCGAGGGCGCCGCGATCGCGCAGGCGGCCACGCTCACGTTCAGCGCGATCGCACGGCTGCTGTTGGTGCGTCGGTTCCTGCGGATCTGGCCCTTCGATCGGTCCTACCTGCGGTTGGTGGGGCCCACCGTGATCGGCGGCCTGGTGACGGCCGCCGCACACGCCGTGCTGCCCGAGGCTCAATGGCTCGTGAACCTGCTGCTTTCGGCAGCGTTCGGCACCGGGGCATATGCGATCGCGCTGCTCGCGATCGGGCTGAAGCCCAACGAGCGGACGACGGCGCTGCGCCTGGCCGGCAGGGTCGTCGGCAAGGGGGATGCCGCGGCCTGA
- a CDS encoding SRPBCC domain-containing protein has product MDLPDSIRKELTLAAPRDRVWRALTDPAELVRWFPTHAAEVDLRPGGAVRFSWQDSEDEGVIDEVEPGERLVFRWRMQGSDRPSTRVAITLTDIPEGGTRLVLTEEGFAALADDERDEMITGNAQGWAEELEELRALVESPDMSLTQG; this is encoded by the coding sequence ATGGACCTTCCCGACTCGATCCGCAAGGAGCTCACCCTGGCCGCCCCGCGCGATCGGGTTTGGCGTGCGCTCACCGACCCGGCGGAGCTGGTGCGATGGTTCCCCACGCACGCGGCCGAGGTTGACCTTCGGCCCGGAGGCGCCGTGCGGTTCTCGTGGCAGGACTCGGAGGACGAGGGCGTGATCGACGAGGTGGAACCCGGGGAACGACTCGTCTTCCGGTGGCGGATGCAGGGTTCCGACCGGCCGTCCACGCGGGTCGCCATCACGCTCACCGATATCCCCGAGGGCGGCACGCGCCTCGTGCTCACCGAAGAGGGGTTCGCTGCCCTCGCCGACGACGAGCGCGACGAGATGATCACCGGCAACGCCCAGGGATGGGCCGAGGAGCTCGAGGAGCTCAGGGCCCTCGTGGAATCGCCCGACATGAGCCTCACGCAGGGTTGA
- a CDS encoding metalloregulator ArsR/SmtB family transcription factor, which yields MASAVDPSTTAGLDRAGRVFGALADPTRRAIVRELSIDGPLTATELASRVGISRQAASKHLAELSLAGLASGERSGRERRFTLRTAPFAEAEAWMRAIGATWDQRLEAFRRLIEEG from the coding sequence ATGGCCTCCGCGGTCGATCCTTCGACGACGGCCGGGCTCGACCGGGCCGGGCGAGTCTTCGGCGCGCTGGCCGATCCCACGAGGCGGGCCATCGTGCGGGAGCTCTCGATCGACGGCCCCCTCACCGCCACGGAGCTCGCATCTCGGGTCGGCATCTCGCGTCAGGCGGCCTCGAAGCACCTCGCCGAACTCTCGCTCGCGGGCCTCGCATCGGGCGAGCGAAGCGGCCGAGAGCGCCGCTTCACCCTGCGCACCGCGCCGTTCGCCGAGGCGGAAGCGTGGATGCGCGCGATCGGTGCCACATGGGACCAGCGACTCGAGGCGTTCCGCCGGCTGATCGAAGAAGGCTGA
- a CDS encoding AlkA N-terminal domain-containing protein gives MPVDGFEVTYAAVKARERRLDGRVFVGVTSTGIYCRPVCPVPMPKREHVRFFPAAAAAESAGFRACRRCRPEASPDSPDWDVRADLVGRGLRLIAEGVVDREGIDGLACRLSVGSRHLHRSFVQELGTGPLSVARSRRAALANQLLEQTDLLSTDFAFAAGFSSLRSYHDTLRRVYGRTPTEIRRRRPDDVRSEAPELRLAFRPPLAADRLLAFLAARAIPGVESVAGGRYSRAVRSPAGRPVVLEAEPHPVEPVVALRVVGVGDDVPQLAAVVQSVRRLFDLDADPEAIDARLCADPALRRLVRSAPGTRLPGTIDGFELAVRAIVGQQVSVAGARTTLGRIAERFGAPLPSPAGPIVRLFPTAERLAEAPSDGFGMPVARADAIVAVARSVVDGSLDLSGSGELEPTLRALASIRGVGEWTTSYVAMRALRDPDAFPAGDLGVRHGFAALGLADDVASIRDRAERWRPWRAYAAMHLWHAR, from the coding sequence ATGCCCGTGGACGGCTTCGAGGTCACGTACGCGGCGGTGAAGGCTCGTGAGCGGCGGCTCGACGGCCGCGTCTTCGTCGGTGTGACCTCGACCGGCATCTACTGCCGCCCGGTCTGCCCGGTGCCGATGCCCAAGCGGGAGCACGTCCGCTTCTTCCCCGCGGCGGCGGCAGCCGAGAGCGCGGGGTTCCGCGCGTGCCGCCGGTGCCGGCCCGAGGCGAGTCCGGATTCGCCCGACTGGGACGTGCGCGCCGACCTGGTAGGACGCGGCCTGCGCCTGATCGCCGAGGGCGTGGTCGACCGTGAGGGCATCGACGGCCTGGCCTGCCGGCTGTCGGTGGGCAGTCGCCACCTCCACCGCTCGTTCGTGCAGGAGCTCGGCACGGGGCCGCTCTCGGTCGCACGGTCGCGACGGGCGGCGCTCGCGAACCAGCTCCTCGAGCAGACCGACCTGCTGAGCACGGACTTCGCGTTCGCCGCCGGGTTCTCCTCCTTGCGCTCGTACCACGACACCCTGCGGCGCGTGTACGGTCGCACACCGACCGAGATCCGCCGCCGGCGTCCCGACGACGTCCGATCCGAGGCGCCGGAGCTGCGGCTCGCCTTCCGGCCGCCCTTGGCCGCGGACCGGTTGCTCGCCTTCCTCGCGGCCCGCGCGATCCCGGGCGTCGAGAGCGTGGCGGGTGGTCGGTATTCGCGGGCGGTGCGATCGCCGGCCGGTCGACCGGTCGTACTCGAGGCCGAGCCCCATCCGGTCGAACCGGTCGTGGCGCTTCGGGTGGTCGGCGTCGGCGACGACGTTCCCCAGCTCGCGGCCGTCGTGCAGTCGGTGCGACGCCTGTTCGACCTCGACGCCGACCCGGAGGCGATCGACGCGCGGCTCTGCGCCGATCCCGCCCTCCGCCGGCTGGTGCGTTCGGCGCCCGGGACGCGACTGCCGGGGACTATCGACGGCTTCGAGCTCGCGGTTCGAGCGATCGTGGGCCAGCAGGTCTCGGTGGCCGGCGCCCGCACGACCCTCGGCCGCATCGCCGAGCGGTTCGGGGCGCCGCTGCCCTCGCCGGCTGGACCGATCGTGCGCCTGTTCCCGACGGCCGAGCGGCTCGCCGAGGCTCCCAGCGATGGGTTCGGCATGCCCGTGGCGCGGGCCGACGCGATCGTGGCCGTCGCCCGCTCGGTGGTGGACGGATCGCTCGATCTCTCGGGCAGCGGGGAGCTCGAGCCGACGCTCCGAGCCCTCGCGTCGATCCGCGGCGTGGGGGAGTGGACCACCTCGTACGTGGCGATGCGCGCGTTGCGCGACCCCGACGCGTTCCCAGCGGGAGACCTCGGGGTGCGCCACGGGTTCGCCGCGCTGGGGCTTGCCGACGATGTCGCCTCGATCCGGGATCGCGCCGAGCGCTGGCGGCCGTGGCGGGCCTACGCGGCGATGCACCTCTGGCACGCCCGGTGA
- a CDS encoding metalloregulator ArsR/SmtB family transcription factor: protein MWTRPSGAADVAFDALGDPTRRQVFRMLRAGERSVGEIATQLPVSRPAVSQHLRVLKEAALVIDRPDGVRRLYSVRPTGLEALRAELETMWDDALGAYAATLDHEERVSRPGP from the coding sequence ATGTGGACCAGACCGTCAGGGGCCGCAGACGTGGCCTTCGACGCGCTCGGCGACCCCACGCGTCGGCAGGTCTTCCGAATGCTCCGGGCCGGCGAGCGATCGGTCGGCGAGATCGCCACGCAGCTCCCGGTGAGCCGGCCCGCGGTCTCCCAACACCTGCGGGTGCTGAAGGAGGCGGCCCTGGTGATCGACCGACCCGATGGCGTGCGACGCCTCTACTCCGTGCGCCCGACGGGGCTCGAGGCCCTCCGCGCGGAGTTGGAGACGATGTGGGACGACGCGCTCGGCGCCTACGCCGCGACCCTCGACCACGAGGAACGGGTCTCGCGACCCGGGCCGTGA